DNA from Triplophysa rosa linkage group LG12, Trosa_1v2, whole genome shotgun sequence:
AATACTGTACCCTAAGAGATCTTACCCTAAAACTGTTGGTGTAATTTTATGTAATCAGAATGACtaagactatgactaaacacAATTTTTACATGAGTTTAAGGAATTAATTTGTATGTTAACACATTAGAAACCTTTAAGGTTACCTGACACATTTTTTCCTGAATGTACAGACTATTATTGCATCTCGTGAACATTAATGTTGTCAATAATAGTACATGAAAAACAATAGGCAATACTAATGACATTggtaaaataacactttacaCGTTGTTTTCAGCTCTTTCGATGAGTTCAGTGATCATCtcaaggctggaatacacttcAAGACTTTTGCAGAAAGCTGTTGCAGAAAGTATTTTATCATGTATTGTTTTCTATGCAaacgttcaaaaagtctgcaagtgtatgatgtctagtttttaaaaaatcttatcaGATtttaaagtcttgtagtgtattccagacTTTAGTCTAGAAATGAATCACAGCACAACACAAGTCGATCTATAGTTATATATACAAACAAACGGAGCCTAATTTTACAAGGAAATCAAAGACGTATTTAAAGTACTATGTCTACAAAACGCCCATTTGCATTTTATATCTTGTTAGCTAGTCGTTCAAAATCGTGTAAAATAACGGTACTCACTTCGCTTCCAGTCACGAGTCTGAGTTGAGTGTGACGTAGCGGACAGCCACGCAACACGACGGCTGCATTTATTGTGCTCATCAGAGGGCGGCGCATGCTTACAGCACGTCCACCTCCTCTTTACAATCAAAAGTGCATTAAACATCATCCAAGTTTATTTAGTTCGATTCATAAAATTCCACTTTTACAAAGAAAGCCATTATTAACCTTTTGCAACTTTCACTAgtaacaataaatattttttacattataatgtcgatttaataaatgaacattccatatatactgtacagtattaaGTTATGTTTTCACACACACTACCTGTTACTTATTCTTTCATACTtctcattttagaataatagtaaacgcATAAAAACATTCGATGCTACATAATATGAATTCAAGACAAAGGTTTTTAATTTCAGTAGTACACAGGACAATATAactgttaaacattaaatatattgcTGATAATGGATTAATGAGAATGGTTAACAAACGATAACACAACTGGCATCATCCCCATTTGACTTCTATGATCCTGATTGTTGCAAAGttataataaatcaattcattttaaatgactcGGTAGTATGTACAAAATCTTATCTGTCTATGCAAAAAATGTTCATATGTATTCAGACCAATAAAAGAATGCAGACTCACAGGAGAAACCCTACCTTGTATTACACTCATCTTGCAGTAAAAATCATTAGTATTCTGGATAAGTGATTTATTTTATATCTAATTGAATCTATTGCacgtaaaaaatacaattaactGTCTACTGTGTTTTAAAAAACTGCTTGATCACAATCATTACAATCCCTGTGAATTCCTGTGGGTCCAGAGATCTTCAGCTCATCTTCCACAAATTATCGCAGAAATCTCTGCAACAATAAATCACAAGAAATTATTTACAGTAAGAAAACAAGTTAAGAAATGTGTCAGGGCAAAGGCTTCTGTTACAGTCTACGTGGAAACAATGTGCCTTATTCCTAGGAACAAGGAACAGATATTTTCCTTTTACTTTAATCAACAGTACTTTAGCGCAGCCAAACCTATTTAACAATGTTCTTTGTTTCCTTGATGCTTTGCTTACTTAGCAGAACTTGAACAAACTAAATTTTGCAGTGAGAGGGACTCTTTGAAACAAACTCTGTGGTGATACATTATGTATAGACGAATATTATGTggtatttataaatattaaaaaggttACAGATTAAATGGCAGAAGCGGGTCATTGATAACATTTTAAGGATTAAATGTTTAATCCTGTGGATTTCCTGGTATGGATTTTGTCCATATAAGGAATTTACAGAAAGGTTATAAGTATTAGTTTTTACTTtgtaattttattatgtttagaTAGCAGAAACTGTATAACTACTtctaaatatgaatttaaaaaatcctATTATAATCCAATTCATTATATTCAGGTACGTCCTGAATAGAGGCAACATCTCACCTGCACCACAAAAGCTGCCAGTGCAGCAACCATAGCCACCTGTGCCATCTGACGCCACTTGGACAGATTTATTTGCTTTAAGAGAAAGACACGTGCCCAGCGTAACTTCTCTGCAGTGTGAGGGGGGTATCGCATCTGATTGACCATCTCCATGTTCAACTTCTTAATGAGACAGCTGCGGAGGTGACTGAGTTGGTCAAAACTGTATTTGCCATGGTAACGACCGGTTCCACTATTTCCTGATAAGACAGAAACAATACATCCATTGTCCTTCACTGTTAATGATCAGAGTGGCTCTTTAAAGTAAAAGCCCGACACGCACCGACACCACCGAAAGGTAAATCACTGATGGTGTAATGCACCAGACAGTCATTGGCTAAGAGCGCTCCACTGGATGTATCCGATATCATCTGTTTGATAACCTGGGAAAAAACGAATATAGTTTGAAGTCACAGAATGATAAATCAATCAGCTATCATAGCTATATTGTAAATGGATAGTGTTCTGTTACCTTATTGCTGGAAGAGAAAACATAAAGTGCTAGCGGCTTCTCTCGTTCATTGATGAACTGAATGGCTTCTTTTATACCGTTTATGGTGACGATGGGCAAAATTGGCCCAAAGATCTCTTCCTGCATCACTTTGGATTGTGATGTCACATCCTTCAGAACAGTGGGAGCTGAAGCAGACAGATACAGGAATCatgacagtataaaacaattattataaaaccataacaaaatgaatacataCCAATATAGCACTCCGCTTCATCACTGTCTCCTCCAATAGCCACTGTGCTATCTTCAATAAGTGCTATTAACCTCTTAAAATGGCGCTGATTGATAATGCGCCCATAGTCGGCAAAGCTCTTAGGGTCATTTGTATAAAACTCCTGTATGtgcatgaaaaaaaaatgatgcactCATGGGGTAAAAGACAGAAGcaacaaaatgtacagtatatactagaCCTTGATGCATTTCTGGATCTCATCAATCACTTTGTCCTGGATGCTGGGTTCACAGAGGATGTAATCAGGTGCAATGCAGGTTTGGCCACAGTTGACATACTTTCCCCATGTTATCCGGCTATAAATTTAAGAGCATTAGAAAGCAAGTATTCGTTAGTATAACTTATTAACTCATAGCAAACTCACCGGCAGGCGATTCTAATGTCACAGTTCTTGTCAATGTAACAAGGGCTTTTTCCACCTAGTTCCAAAGTGACCGGTGTGAGATGGCGAGCCGCTGCCTCCATAACCAGTTTGCCCACTGTGCTGTTGCCAGTGTAGAAGATGTGGTCAAAACGCTGCTTCAACAGCTCCTGGGTCTCTGGAACACCTCCTNNNNNNNNNNNNNNNNNNNNNNNNNNNNNNNNNNNNNNNNNNNNNNNNNNNNNNNNNNNNNNNNNNNNNNNNNNNNNNNNNNNNNNNNNNNNNNNNNNNNNNNNNNNNNNNNNNNNNNNNNNNNNNNNNNNNNNNNNNNNNNNNNNNNNNNNNNNNNNNNNNNNNNNNNNNNNNNNNNNNNNNNNNNNNNNNNNNNNNNNNNNNNNNNNNNNNNNNNNNNNNNNNNNNNNNNNNNNNNNNNNNNNNNNNNNNNNNNNNNNNNNNNNNNNNNNNNNNNNNNNNNNNNNNNNNNNNNNNNNNNNNNNNNNNNNNNNNNNNNNNNNNNNNNNNNNNNNNNNNNNNNNNNNNNNNNNNNNNNNNNNNNNNNNNNNNNNNNNNNNNNNNNNNNNNNNNNNNNNNNNNNNNNNNNNNNNNNNNNNNNNNNNNNNNNNNNNNNNNNNNNNNNNNNNNNNNNNNNNNNNNNNNNNNNNNNNNNNNNNNNNNNNNNNNNNNNNNNNNNNNNNNNNNNNNNNNNNNNNNNNNNNNNNNNNNNNNNNNNNNNNNNNNNNNNNNNNNNNNNNNNNNNNNNNNNNNNNNNNNNNNNNNNNNNNNNNNNNNNNNNNNNNNNNNNNNNNNNNNNNNNNNNNNNNNNNNNNNNNNNNNNNNNNNNNNNNNNNNNNNNNNNNNNNNNNNNNNNNNNNNNNNNNNNNNNNNNNNNNNNNNNNNNNNNNNNNNNNNNNNNNNNNNNNNNNNNNNNNNNNNNNNNNNNNNNNNNNNNNNNNNNNNNNNNNNNNNNNNNNNNNNNNNNNNNNNNNNNNNNNNNNNNNNNNNNNNNNNNNNNNNNNNNNNNNNNNNNNNNNNNNNNNNNNNNNNNNNNNNNNNNNNNNNNNNNNNNNNNNNNNNNNNNNNNNNNNNNNNNNNNNNNNNNNNNNNNNNNNNNNNNNNNNNNNNNNNNNNNNNNNNNNNNNNNNNNNNNNNNNNNNNNNNNNNNNNNNNNNNNNNNNNNNNNNNNNNNNNNNNNNNNNNNNNNNNNNNNNNNNNNNNNNNNNNNNNNNNNNNNNNNNNNNNNNNNNNNNNNNNNNNNNNNNNNNNNNNNNNNNNNNNNNNNNNNNNNNNNNNNNNNNNNNNNNNNNNNNNNNNNNNNNNNNNNNNNNNNNNNNNNNNNNNNNNNNNNNNNNNNNNNNNNNNNNNNNNNNNNNNNNNNNNNNNNNNNNNNNNNNNNNNNNNNNNNNNNNNNNNNNNNNNNNNNNNNNNNNNNNNNNNNNNNNNNNNNNNNNNNNNNNNNNNNNNNNNNNNNNNNNNNNNNNNNNNNNNNNNNNNNNNNNNNNNNNNNNNNNNNNNNNNNNNNNNNNNNNNNNNNNNNNNNNNNNNNNNNNNNNNNNNNNNNNNNNNNNNNNNNNNNNNNNNNNNNNNNNNNNNNNNNNNNNNNNNNNNNNNNNNNNNNNNNNNNNNNNNNNNNNNNNNNNNNNNNNNNNNNNNNNNNNNNNNNNNNNNNNNNNNNNNNNNNNNNNNNNNNNNNNNNNNNNNNNNNNNNNNNNNNNNNNNNNNNNNNNNNNNNNNNNNNNNNNNNNNNNNNNNNNNNNNNNNNNNNNNNNNNNNNNNNNNNNNNNNNNNNNNNNNNNNNNNNNNNNNNNNNNNNNNNNNNNNNNNNNNNNNNNNNNNNNNNNNNNNNNNNNNNNNNNNNNNNNNNNNNNNNNNNNNNNNNNNNNNNNNNNNNNNNNNNNNNNNNNNNNNNNNNNNNNNNNNNNNNNNNNNNNNNNNNNNNNNNNNNNNNNNNNNNNNNNNNNNNNNNNNNNNNNNNNNNNNNNNNNNNNNNNNNNNNNNNNNNNNNNNNNNNNNNNNNNNNNNNNNNNNNNNNNNNNNNNNNNNNNNNNNNNNNNNNNNNNNNNNNNNNNNNNNNNNNNNNNNNNNNNNNNNNNNNNNNNNNNNNNNNNNNNNNNNNNNNNNNNNNNNNNNNNNNNNNNNNNNNNNNNNNNNNNNNNNNNNNNNNNNNNNNNNgataggttctcaagacaaaccccattctgtcggttcgacacaacgtcgagagaccgacagaaagggaacccagagtttccctcatttcagggtaatatactcagagttttcactaaacctcctttctgaaggGCATTCTCATCTGTTTATTATCAAACCTAATAATGCACAATCATCCAGGTACTTGTCTGACaagcaaaataattattaaaaaggTTTAAGCCTTTTTAAAACAtatatgagattatatttacaaatgatttaaaccaaattgaatgttagctttttttttaacctttttttgcctaaaaaacaaaagtaaacagGTTTTCCCTGCAGttgaatatttaaaatcaatacataatatattatataatttactcttgaggcaagtagccatgtaataaaCGGGATAATGTACTTGCATTCGGTTATCATcgcatataataaataaacccCTTCTGTGTGATACTTGTCTCCACTTCAGTCCTGATCACGCTGTCGGGATTATTCTATCCCGTACTTTACATTGGAATGTCTCCACAGTTACTATGAAAAACAAGCCAAATCACTAATTGACCAGTGTGATTTTTCAAAATTCCtaataacaatgaacaattttctaagtctgACTATCAATATTATAAGTAACTCGAGACGAGACATTTTTATACTCCACGTAGActgtaaatcattaaaaaaacccatgtaaaatgtaaacattactgAGTGTTTTATTCAAAGAAACTGCACCTCCCTTTTGTTTATGGATAGTCTTGTCCTCCCCAATATGGCAGCATTGTTGACCCAATACAGAAACAGGCCAAAGCCCTCAATGCGGTGTCTATTTATGTCTTTGACTGCATGTACCCTTTGCTAACACAGTTCTGAAATGGCTCTTTGTGAAGAGAGACAGATGTTTGCTGGTTTGCGACGTCCTTAAAATGGTGTCCTTTTCCCAAAGTGCCCGTCGACggcacaaaaaacacatttttgaattTGACCAAAATGTGCTTGAAAAAGTCCTTGAATATGGTGttgatgaaagtgtgggaaccctGTTTAAAGTCTACTCAGCCATGAGTCTGCTCCTGAGTTACAGCAAAGATCCCGAAGATCTCCTGAACCAGGAAATATTTCTGGATATATTGTATTAGCATattaacttatttatttatttataacagcgacaatgcatattaataaacattactgTAAATATGCCAGAGTTAGCCAAAAGGCTATTTTTCACCAGATGGTAAAAGTCAGCCTAAAAGAGagtaaaattacatatttacataacaATATAGcaattacaatacaatacaatacattgGGGAAAAAATGACTATGCgttaaaatgtacaataaaaacacaacagaccAACAATCCAACAAACATCAGACATATACAAGAACACACTGAACACCAACACAagaacacccacacacaaagcAAGAAGCCAGCAGAGGACAGCGAAAGCAAATCCATTAGTAAACTAATGTTGACAGCTCTGATTATCAACCAGCCATTTCTTTAACTGGATCTTAAATGTTATATGTGTTTAGATTTCTGATGTTTATGGGTGTGCGGTTCCACTCAGTAGCAGCTCGAACAGAAAAAGCAGTTTGGCCAAATACACTTTTCCTAAAGGGAATAATACAATCTCCCCTCACTGCACCTCTGGTTCTGCTATGATTAGCTGTTCGGATGTTGACAAACTGATGGCGAGGAGGGGATGATAAACCGTGAATAATTTTATAAACAAGACATAGATTTGAATACTTTACCATGTTTTCCCAGCTGagtaatttgtgtttttgtaatattgGACAATGATGAGAAATAATCTAGCCACAGGAGGTCACAAGCCAGTGTACTTTTTGTGCCGGTCCCAAGCCCGGATAAATAGAGAGGGTTGTGTCAGGAAGGGCATCCGACATAAAACTTTTGCCAAATCAAATATGCGAATCACTAACATGACTTCCATACCGGATCGGTCGGGGCCCGGGTTAACAACGACCGCCATCGGTGCCGTTGACTTACAGGGCACTGGTGGAAATTGGGCTACTGTTGGTCAAAGGAGAGGAGAAAGGTGTGTTAGAGGAGGAAGGCGTGTCCgtaggcagagagagaagaggaaaggcaggagtttcagactgaaagtagggactttgaatgttggtacgttgacaggtaaaggcagagagctggtagatatgatgcagaggaggaaagtcgacattctgtgtgtccaggagaccaggtggaaagggagcaaggctagaagcattggagcggggtttaaactgttttatcatggtgcggacaggaagagaaatggaGTAGGAGTGATCCTGAAGGAGGAGTGTGTGAAGAATGTTCTGGAGGTAAAGAGAGTGTCAGATAGGTTGATGAGTCTGAAGCTAGAAATTGAAGGGGTGATGTTGAATGTTGTCAGTGCTTATGCTCCACAAGTAGGTTGTGAGcaagaggagaaagacagattctggagcgagtttgaggaagtgatgcagagtgttcccagaggtgagagagtggtgataggcgcagactttaatggacatgttggtgaagggaatagtggggatgaggaagtgatgggcaggtttggtcttcaggaaaggaacccagaaggacagaggttggtagactttgctaaaagtatggagatggctgtggtgaacacgtactttcagaagaggcaggaacacagggtgacatataagagtggtggcaggagcacacaggtggactatatcttatgtagacgctgtaatctgatggagattagcgattgcaaagtagtggtaggagagagtgtagctagacagcataggatggtggtgtgtaagatgactctggtggtgaggaagatgaagagagcaaaggcagagcagaagacaaagtggtggaagttggaaaaggaagagtgccgtgttgttttcagggaagagttgagacaggctttaggtggacaggaggtgcttccagatgactggactactacagccaaagtgatcagggagacaggtaggaaggtgctaggtgtatcatctggaaggagaaaagaagacaaggagacttggtggtggaatgaggaagttcaggagagtatccagaggaagaggttagctaggaagaagtgggacagtgagaggacggaggaaagtagacaggaatatagggagatgcagcgtgaggttaagatagaggttgcaaaggccaaacagaaagcttatgaggatatgtatgcaaggttagatagtaaggatggtgagagggatttgtatcggttggcgaggcagagggatagagatggaaaggatgtgcagcaggttagagtgattaaagatagagatggaaatgtgttaacaggtgacaggagggtgagggaaagatggaaggagtactttgaggaactgatgaatgaggaaaatggcagggagagaagagtagtagaggcaaatattgttgagcaggaagtagaaaggattagcaagggtgaagttaggagagctttgaagaggatgaagagaggaaaggcggttggtccggatgacataccagtggaggtatggaagtgtctaggagagatggcagtagagtttttaactaggttgttcaacgaggtcttagagagtgagaggatgcctgaggaatggaggagaaatgttttggtgccgatttttaagaacaagggagatgtgcagagttgtggaaactacagaggtattaagctgatgagccatacaatgaagttgtgggaaagagtagtggaagcaaggctaaggggagaagtgagcatttgtgagcagcagtatggtttcatgccaagaaagagcactacagatgcgatatttgctttgagaaggttgatggagaagtacagagagggtcagaaagagctgcattgtgtctttgtagatttagagaaagcgtatgacagggtgccaagagaggagctgtggtattgtatgaggaggtctggagtggcagagaagtatgttagagtggtgcaggatatgtatgagagcagtaggacagtggtaaggtgtgcggtaggtgtgacagaggagttcacggtgaaggtgggactgcatcaaggatcggctctgagccccttcttgtttgcggtggtgatggacaggctgacagatgaggtcagacaggaatctccatggactatgatgtttgcggatgatattgtgatctgtagtgagagcagggagcaggtggaggaaagtctagagaggtggaggtttgctctggagagaagaggaatgaaggttagtcgcagcaagacagaatacatgtgtgtgaatgagagggattcaagtggaacagtgaggttacagggagaagaggtaaagaaggtgcaggatttaaagtacttagggtcaacagtccagagtaatggggagtgtggaaaagaggtgaagaagcgtgtgcaggcaggttggaatgggtggagaaaagtgtcaggtctgttgtgtgataaaagagtaccagcaagaatgaaaggaaaggtgtacagggcagtagtgagaccagcgatgttgtatggtttggagacagttgcactgaagaaaagacaggaggaagagttagaggtagcagagctgaagatgttgaggttctctttgggagtgacgaggatggataggatcaggaatgagtacatcagagggacagcacatgtgagatgttttggagacaaagttagagaggccaggttgagatggtttggacatgttcagaggagggagagtgaatatatcggtaaaaggatgctgaggttagagctgccaggcaggaggccAAGAGGAAGACAaaagaggaggtttatggatgtagtgaaggaggacatgaaggtagtcggtctgagagaagaggatgcaggggatagggcgagatggaggcagatgattcgctgtggcgacccctgaagggaacagccgaaaggaaaagaagaagaaggaCAATGATGAGAAATACTTGGTTTCTTATCCAAAatgtttacagtttgtttataaAGTGATTGCAGAGGTTTCAATGATGTAACACTAGCTTGTGACCAAATAGGTAAACAGTAAGTGATATGTGAGAAGATCATAGAGTGCGTGTACATTTTTGCTGCCTTTGTGGATATTTGATGACGAATGTGTCTAAAGTTACTGAGGTTGAATTTGATTCGATTACAGACCCTTTTTACATGTGCTGTAAATGACAACTTTGAATCAATTAAAAAcccaaaatatttgtattcagaCACAATCTGCAGTCTTTCCCCTGACACAAAAACATCTGGCTCAACACTAAAGTTATTTGGACTTCAGCTGCAGGCAGGAGTGTTTCAACCAAGCTGTAATATTAACCATAGAGTTAGTGAGCTTCTCAGCCACCTGAAAGATATTACTACCATGTCATCAGCATACATCTGCACAGAAACATCTGGACAGACAGACGTCTGGAGGTCATTTATATAAGTGAAAACAACAAAGGTCCTAAATTTGACCCTTGAGGAAATATGGCTTTGACTATGGGTCAAAAGTCACTTGAGCTGTGACTTTCTGTTACCTGATGTAGCT
Protein-coding regions in this window:
- the LOC130562496 gene encoding aldehyde dehydrogenase family 3 member A2-like; protein product: MEAAARHLTPVTLELGGKSPCYIDKNCDIRIACRRITWGKYVNCGQTCIAPDYILCEPSIQDKVIDEIQKCIKEFYTNDPKSFADYGRIINQRHFKRLIALIEDSTVAIGGDSDEAECYIAPTVLKDVTSQSKVMQEEIFGPILPIVTINGIKEAIQFINEREKPLALYVFSSSNKVIKQMISDTSSGALLANDCLVHYTISDLPFGGVGNSGTGRYHGKYSFDQLSHLRSCLIKKLNMEMVNQMRYPPHTAEKLRWARVFLLKQINLSKWRQMAQVAMVAALAAFVVQRFLR